From a single Hymenobacter sp. YIM 151500-1 genomic region:
- a CDS encoding ABC transporter permease → MHLLENIKEAFRSINSNLLRTILTALIVSIGIMSLVGILTAIDAIKASLNSTFASLGANSFEIKAKGYTNRFRRGGVQAKTYPPITYLQARQYKEQLGDQAKVGVSAFIAGAVEVKANGQKTNPNMNVVAGDENYLLIQNYNLQSGRTFSPAELDNGTNVAIVGMEIKEKLFPGKSALDQAIYLLGRRFRVVGELEKSGSTMGGGGADRLILIPLETGNQLPRQRALTYDVKTATLDPTQLTYLTGEATGIMRAVRHDPLGQEDSFELERSDSLAGKLDSLSGNLRMGGFLVGFITLLGASIALMNIMMVSVTERTREIGIRKALGATALQIRQQFLIEAIVICVLGGTLGILLGVGMGNGVSLLVGSGGFIVPWLWMIVGLLICITVGLASGYYPASKAAALDPIESLRFE, encoded by the coding sequence ATGCACCTGCTGGAAAACATCAAAGAGGCGTTTCGTTCCATCAACAGCAACCTGCTGCGCACCATTCTCACGGCCCTGATTGTCTCCATCGGCATTATGTCACTGGTGGGCATTCTTACGGCCATTGATGCCATCAAGGCTTCGTTGAACTCTACGTTTGCCAGTCTTGGAGCCAACTCCTTTGAAATCAAGGCCAAAGGCTACACCAACCGGTTCCGGCGGGGCGGGGTGCAAGCCAAAACCTACCCGCCCATCACCTATCTGCAAGCCCGCCAGTACAAAGAGCAGCTTGGCGACCAGGCCAAGGTGGGCGTGTCGGCCTTTATTGCGGGAGCCGTGGAGGTGAAGGCCAACGGCCAGAAAACCAACCCCAATATGAACGTGGTGGCCGGCGACGAAAACTACCTGCTGATTCAGAACTATAACTTGCAGAGTGGCCGTACTTTCTCGCCCGCCGAGCTGGACAACGGCACTAACGTGGCCATCGTGGGCATGGAAATCAAGGAGAAGCTGTTTCCGGGCAAAAGCGCCCTCGACCAGGCCATCTACCTGCTGGGCCGGCGCTTCCGGGTGGTGGGGGAGCTGGAGAAGAGCGGCAGCACCATGGGTGGGGGCGGGGCCGACCGGCTCATCCTGATTCCGCTGGAAACGGGCAACCAGCTGCCCCGCCAGCGCGCCCTCACCTACGACGTCAAAACCGCCACCCTCGACCCCACCCAGCTTACCTACCTCACCGGCGAGGCCACCGGCATCATGCGTGCCGTGCGCCACGACCCGCTGGGCCAGGAAGACTCCTTCGAGCTGGAGCGCTCCGACTCCCTGGCCGGCAAGCTGGATTCGCTGTCGGGCAACCTGCGTATGGGCGGCTTTCTGGTGGGATTTATCACGCTGCTCGGGGCCAGTATTGCCCTCATGAACATCATGATGGTGTCGGTGACGGAGCGCACCCGCGAAATTGGCATCCGGAAGGCGCTGGGGGCTACGGCCCTGCAAATCCGCCAGCAGTTCCTTATCGAGGCCATTGTGATTTGCGTGCTGGGCGGCACGCTGGGCATTCTGCTGGGCGTGGGCATGGGCAATGGCGTGTCGCTGCTGGTGGGTAGCGGGGGCTTCATCGTGCCCTGGCTGTGGATGATAGTGGGCCTGCTGATTTGCATTACCGTGGGCCTGGCCTCGGGCTACTACCCCGCCAGTAAAGCCGCCGCCCTCGACCCCATTGAAAGCCTGCGCTTCGAGTAG
- a CDS encoding LTA synthase family protein, with the protein MRTRFAFQPRYFLFWLVYFAFAKAVFLLYHASRTADLPAGSVPRIFGYGLRLDASAAAYLCVFPFVLFVLGSLAGPRFPLERPVRGFTAVLGTVVALFTVADLELYRAWGFRLDATPLQYLNAPGEMLASAGSAPLLLLILVLVVVLGAGWLLYRWLVEPLPPLPAGFGRGRAALAGLLYLALLVVPLRGGLQQIPVNQSDVYFSAQPFANHAAVNVPWNVVNSLRLRDGGATNPYQFLPDTTARRLVRSVYTPPAAADSVPLLGPGHPRPNVLFIILESFTAKLVGHLGGEPGVTPTLDSLARTGVSFTHLYAAGDRSQKGLVALLSGYPNQPATSIIKYPRKTERLPHLARILKQAGYSTAYYHGGELAFANMKSYLLAAGYDHLTERADFRRQDQNSKWGAHDHVLFDRMLQQLPRQRQPFFVTAFTLSSHEPFEVPMRPRFPGTSEADQFRNSVFYTDHVLGRFLHQASQQPWWPNTLVVLVADHGHPLPGDTPNHAPAKFHVPLVLTGGALHPARRGRQVATVGSQTDVPATLLRQLRQPAANFTWSRDLLGSAPVTWPGGAAFYCFTDGFGVVTPAGTVTYDNVSRRPIDRDSAVPDAQLRLGQAYEQESFADFLRK; encoded by the coding sequence GTGAGAACCCGCTTCGCGTTTCAGCCGCGCTACTTTCTGTTTTGGCTGGTGTACTTCGCCTTCGCCAAGGCAGTCTTCCTACTGTACCATGCTTCCCGCACGGCCGACCTCCCAGCTGGCTCGGTGCCGCGCATCTTTGGCTACGGCCTACGCCTCGATGCTTCGGCGGCGGCTTACCTGTGTGTGTTCCCATTTGTACTGTTCGTGCTGGGCAGTCTGGCGGGGCCTCGGTTTCCGCTGGAACGACCGGTGCGGGGCTTCACGGCCGTGCTGGGCACCGTAGTGGCCCTGTTCACGGTGGCCGACCTGGAGTTGTACCGGGCCTGGGGCTTCCGGCTCGATGCCACGCCCCTGCAATACCTGAACGCGCCCGGCGAAATGCTGGCCTCGGCCGGCAGCGCCCCGCTCCTGCTGCTGATTTTGGTGCTGGTGGTGGTGCTGGGCGCGGGGTGGCTGCTGTACCGCTGGCTGGTGGAGCCGCTGCCGCCCCTGCCGGCCGGGTTTGGGCGGGGCCGGGCGGCGCTGGCGGGCCTACTCTACCTGGCGCTGCTGGTGGTGCCCCTGCGCGGGGGCTTGCAGCAGATTCCGGTCAATCAGAGCGACGTCTACTTCTCGGCTCAGCCGTTTGCCAACCACGCGGCCGTCAACGTGCCCTGGAACGTGGTCAACTCCCTGCGCCTGCGCGACGGCGGCGCCACCAACCCCTACCAGTTCCTGCCCGACACCACTGCCCGGCGCCTGGTGCGTAGCGTGTACACCCCGCCGGCTGCTGCCGATTCGGTGCCGCTGCTCGGCCCCGGCCACCCGCGGCCCAACGTGCTGTTCATCATCTTGGAAAGCTTCACGGCCAAGCTGGTGGGCCACCTGGGCGGCGAGCCGGGCGTGACGCCCACCCTCGACAGCCTGGCCCGCACCGGCGTGAGCTTCACCCACCTCTACGCCGCCGGCGACCGAAGCCAGAAGGGCCTGGTGGCCTTGCTGTCGGGCTACCCCAACCAGCCAGCCACTAGTATTATAAAGTACCCGCGCAAGACAGAGCGCCTGCCCCACCTGGCGCGGATACTCAAGCAGGCTGGCTACAGCACGGCCTACTACCACGGCGGCGAATTGGCGTTTGCCAACATGAAAAGCTACCTGCTGGCCGCCGGCTACGACCACCTCACCGAGCGCGCCGACTTCCGCCGCCAGGACCAGAACTCGAAGTGGGGCGCCCACGACCACGTGCTGTTCGATAGGATGCTCCAGCAGTTGCCCCGGCAGCGGCAGCCGTTCTTCGTGACGGCTTTCACCCTGAGCAGCCACGAGCCCTTCGAGGTGCCTATGCGCCCCCGCTTCCCCGGCACCAGTGAGGCCGACCAGTTCCGCAATTCGGTGTTCTATACTGACCACGTACTAGGCCGGTTTCTGCACCAGGCCAGCCAGCAGCCCTGGTGGCCGAACACGCTGGTGGTGCTCGTCGCCGACCACGGCCACCCCCTGCCCGGCGACACGCCCAACCACGCGCCGGCCAAGTTTCACGTGCCCTTGGTGCTCACCGGCGGGGCCCTGCACCCGGCCCGGCGCGGCCGGCAGGTAGCCACCGTAGGCAGCCAAACCGACGTGCCGGCCACGCTGCTACGGCAGCTGCGCCAGCCCGCTGCCAACTTCACCTGGAGCCGGGACCTGCTGGGCTCCGCCCCCGTCACCTGGCCCGGTGGCGCGGCCTTCTACTGCTTTACCGATGGTTTCGGCGTCGTCACTCCCGCCGGTACCGTCACCTACGACAACGTGTCCCGCCGCCCCATCGACCGGGACTCCGCCGTGCCGGATGCGCAGTTGCGCCTGGGCCAGGCCTACGAGCAGGAGTCATTTGCCGATTTTCTGCGTAAGTAA
- a CDS encoding asparagine synthetase B, whose protein sequence is MIFFRFAAFLLLLLTAGLLRPAAAWANHLLIPMDASQKEHLKAYGAAYWLLSRQVEVDWLLNYRGGSFACEVAQGAENELAVRGVTYQVISEAQYTGILSEIADPNANMDVMKLEKVPKIAVYTPKGKQPWDDAVTMVLTYAEIPFTQIYDDEVLRGDLPKYDWLHLHHEDFTGQYGKFYRMYRYRPWYQQQQRDAEAAAKRNGFAKVSQMKGAVTVKMQEFIAGGGFLFAMCSATDSYDIALAGLGLDMVESMYDGDPADPTAQSKLNFNRTLAFQNFRLERDPMEYEYSDIDMQPYERGVYEDNDFFQLFTFSAKYDPVPTMLTQNHERTIKGFMGQTTAFRKPLIKPDVVIMGDNKASGEARYMHGTLGKGTWTFYGGHDPEDYQHMVEEEPTDLALHPNSPGYRLILNNILFPAAKKKKQKT, encoded by the coding sequence ATGATTTTTTTCCGCTTCGCTGCCTTTCTGCTCCTGCTGCTGACGGCCGGCCTGCTCCGGCCCGCGGCGGCCTGGGCCAACCACCTCCTTATTCCCATGGATGCCAGCCAGAAAGAGCATCTGAAAGCCTACGGCGCCGCCTACTGGCTGCTGAGCCGGCAGGTGGAGGTGGATTGGCTGCTGAACTACCGCGGCGGCTCCTTTGCCTGCGAGGTGGCCCAGGGCGCCGAAAACGAGCTGGCCGTGCGCGGCGTCACCTATCAGGTCATCAGCGAAGCGCAGTATACCGGTATCCTCTCCGAAATAGCCGACCCCAACGCCAACATGGACGTGATGAAGCTGGAGAAGGTGCCCAAGATTGCCGTGTACACGCCCAAAGGCAAGCAGCCCTGGGACGATGCCGTGACCATGGTGCTGACCTACGCCGAAATTCCCTTCACCCAGATTTACGACGACGAGGTGCTGCGCGGCGACCTGCCCAAGTACGACTGGCTGCACCTGCACCACGAGGATTTTACGGGCCAGTACGGCAAGTTTTACCGCATGTACCGCTACCGGCCCTGGTACCAGCAGCAGCAGCGCGACGCCGAAGCCGCCGCCAAGCGCAACGGCTTTGCCAAAGTCAGCCAGATGAAGGGTGCCGTAACGGTGAAAATGCAGGAGTTTATTGCTGGCGGGGGCTTCCTGTTTGCCATGTGCTCGGCCACCGACTCCTACGACATTGCCCTGGCCGGCCTGGGCCTCGACATGGTGGAGAGCATGTACGACGGCGACCCGGCCGACCCCACGGCCCAATCTAAGCTTAACTTCAACCGCACCCTGGCCTTCCAGAACTTCCGCCTGGAGCGCGACCCGATGGAGTACGAGTACTCCGACATCGACATGCAGCCCTACGAGCGGGGCGTGTACGAGGACAACGACTTTTTCCAGCTGTTTACCTTTTCGGCCAAGTACGACCCGGTGCCCACCATGCTCACCCAGAACCACGAGCGCACCATCAAAGGCTTTATGGGCCAGACCACGGCCTTCCGCAAGCCTCTTATCAAGCCCGACGTAGTAATTATGGGCGACAACAAGGCCTCGGGCGAGGCGCGCTACATGCACGGCACCCTGGGCAAAGGCACCTGGACGTTCTACGGCGGCCACGACCCCGAGGACTACCAGCATATGGTGGAGGAAGAACCCACCGACCTGGCCCTGCATCCCAACTCCCCCGGCTACCGCCTCATCCTGAACAACATTCTGTTTCCGGCTGCCAAGAAGAAAAAGCAGAAAACCTAA
- a CDS encoding glycoside hydrolase family 2 protein — protein MTPEPTNFGFSAGSTTPTTRVNPLPRAVLRSNNYLLLDGEWRFALDPADAGLRDGWYLGRKYEHTANWPGSVEDHMAQAKDPAHPKTWQDNVVAWYEREFALPERGDDNGHSMFQLTFGACGYETRVWLNGFPLSTIEGEAVHYGEYTSFSYELREEHLRPVNRLTVRIADNMDAETPRGKQESHVYKRGGIWYQTYTGAVRSVWLEMVERNRLRTRVGVESVIEDHLVRFNLTTRIHDPGLYTLRLQVYDWVAPSPQPLAVSDFPLRLEAGQRQQRVVMELPGAQLWSPETPNLYRLVAQLIDDNGYVAEIETHFGLRKIESRGRWVYLNNEPTYLDGILYQPGTATYEEMQRHMHSMKALGCNLVRVHIAGVDPRIYKLADELGLLLWVEVPSPHSSTPRSRENHRAELLRMLALIQNHPSVVIWSLYNEDWGCQDIAVNPETRRYIVEMYHYLHINHPQFLVVDNDGWQHISDEGRLKSDLLTAHLYTPDLPRWQELLDRLVAGEMEGVAVLPLVVGDPFFYRRQKPLVVSEWGGFGFADYGGPQSAEERTERIRQFKRELRARPIAGDVYTQATNIEDERNGLIDPHTGELSVPAGLLASGLPGQEPQNP, from the coding sequence ATGACTCCTGAGCCCACGAACTTCGGCTTCTCTGCCGGCAGCACCACCCCTACGACCCGCGTCAACCCCTTACCCCGGGCTGTACTGCGTTCCAACAACTACCTGCTGCTCGATGGGGAGTGGCGCTTTGCCCTCGACCCCGCCGACGCCGGCCTGCGCGACGGGTGGTACCTGGGCCGCAAGTATGAGCACACGGCCAACTGGCCCGGCTCGGTGGAAGACCACATGGCCCAGGCCAAAGACCCTGCCCACCCCAAAACCTGGCAAGACAACGTGGTGGCCTGGTACGAGCGGGAGTTTGCCTTGCCCGAGCGCGGCGACGACAACGGCCACTCCATGTTTCAGCTCACCTTCGGGGCCTGCGGCTACGAAACCAGGGTGTGGCTCAACGGCTTTCCGCTCAGCACCATCGAGGGCGAGGCCGTGCACTACGGCGAGTACACCTCGTTTTCGTACGAGCTGCGCGAGGAGCACCTGCGGCCCGTGAACCGCCTCACCGTGCGCATCGCCGACAACATGGACGCTGAAACGCCCCGCGGCAAGCAGGAGTCGCACGTGTACAAGCGCGGGGGCATCTGGTACCAGACCTACACCGGGGCCGTGCGCTCGGTGTGGCTGGAAATGGTGGAGCGCAACCGCCTGCGCACCCGCGTGGGCGTGGAAAGCGTGATTGAAGACCACCTGGTCCGCTTCAACCTCACCACCCGCATCCACGACCCCGGCCTGTACACGCTCCGCCTCCAGGTGTACGACTGGGTGGCGCCCTCGCCCCAGCCCTTGGCCGTCAGCGACTTTCCGCTGCGCCTGGAGGCCGGGCAGCGCCAGCAGCGCGTGGTGATGGAGCTGCCCGGCGCCCAGCTATGGTCGCCGGAGACGCCCAACCTCTACCGCCTCGTAGCCCAGCTTATTGACGACAACGGCTACGTGGCCGAAATCGAAACCCACTTCGGGCTGCGCAAGATTGAGTCGCGCGGGCGCTGGGTGTACCTCAACAACGAGCCCACCTACCTCGACGGCATTTTGTACCAGCCGGGCACGGCCACCTACGAGGAAATGCAGCGCCACATGCACAGCATGAAGGCTTTGGGCTGCAACCTGGTGCGGGTGCACATTGCCGGCGTCGACCCGCGCATCTACAAGCTGGCCGACGAGCTGGGGCTGCTGCTGTGGGTGGAAGTGCCCAGCCCCCACTCCTCTACGCCCCGTAGCCGCGAAAACCACCGCGCCGAGCTGCTGCGCATGCTGGCCCTGATTCAAAATCACCCGTCGGTGGTTATCTGGAGCCTCTACAACGAGGACTGGGGCTGCCAGGACATTGCCGTCAACCCCGAAACCCGCCGCTACATCGTTGAGATGTATCACTACCTGCACATCAACCACCCGCAGTTTTTGGTGGTGGACAACGACGGCTGGCAGCACATTTCCGATGAGGGCCGCCTGAAATCAGACCTGCTCACGGCTCACCTGTATACGCCCGACCTCCCGCGCTGGCAGGAGCTGCTCGACCGGCTGGTGGCCGGCGAAATGGAAGGCGTGGCCGTGCTGCCCCTGGTTGTCGGCGACCCATTCTTCTACCGTCGCCAGAAGCCGCTGGTGGTCAGCGAGTGGGGTGGGTTTGGCTTTGCCGACTACGGCGGGCCGCAAAGCGCCGAAGAGCGCACGGAGCGCATCCGGCAGTTTAAGCGGGAGCTGCGGGCCCGCCCCATCGCCGGCGACGTGTACACGCAGGCCACCAACATCGAGGATGAGCGCAACGGCCTGATTGACCCGCACACCGGGGAGCTAAGCGTGCCGGCGGGGCTGCTGGCCTCGGGCCTGCCCGGCCAGGAGCCGCAAAACCCGTAG
- a CDS encoding helix-turn-helix domain-containing protein — protein MATTTVGQRIAQLIQQLGISKNAFAVSLDKTATVIQHLVEERNKPGFDLLCKIFEVYPNVSKDWLLQGQGPMLVDANPSASDAQATDSASVTPVKSTLNAARAAATPSTETPTPAESAPAPAPGSGPASVVAAKPAVSSEVSNSTSAGSTVTTLAPETVPMTAVSSAAPAPTTAPATPDTSWQAALYTQQMAHQLAMAELRNQHLQEQHRLMQQMMELMQKQLNR, from the coding sequence ATGGCTACTACTACCGTTGGGCAACGCATTGCGCAGCTCATTCAGCAACTAGGAATAAGCAAAAACGCTTTTGCTGTATCTCTGGATAAGACGGCAACCGTTATACAACATTTGGTTGAAGAGCGTAACAAACCAGGATTTGACCTTTTGTGTAAGATATTTGAGGTATACCCAAATGTATCAAAAGATTGGCTATTGCAAGGACAAGGACCGATGCTCGTGGATGCCAATCCATCGGCCTCAGATGCACAGGCAACAGACAGTGCTTCCGTAACGCCTGTGAAATCGACCTTGAATGCTGCGAGGGCCGCTGCCACACCCTCAACAGAAACTCCAACACCAGCCGAGTCAGCGCCGGCGCCGGCACCAGGTAGCGGGCCGGCTTCCGTGGTTGCTGCAAAACCTGCTGTTTCCTCGGAGGTAAGTAACTCCACGTCAGCCGGATCGACAGTAACCACTCTAGCCCCTGAAACGGTACCCATGACAGCGGTGTCCTCTGCTGCTCCGGCTCCTACTACCGCCCCAGCCACACCCGATACCAGCTGGCAGGCGGCCTTATACACCCAACAAATGGCTCACCAGCTAGCCATGGCCGAGCTGCGCAACCAGCACCTGCAAGAGCAGCACCGCCTGATGCAGCAGATGATGGAGCTGATGCAAAAGCAGTTAAACAGGTAG
- the mtaB gene encoding tRNA (N(6)-L-threonylcarbamoyladenosine(37)-C(2))-methylthiotransferase MtaB, with translation METRTVAFYTLGCKLNFSETSAIGRQFEERGFQKVAFEDAADIYVINTCSVTDHADRKCRKVVQQALRHNPEAFVTIVGCYAQLKPQEIAGIPGVHAVLGAAEKFQLVETLAGFQRPAAGQPGQVFASPIAAATEFHAAHSFGDRTRTFLKVQDGCDYSCSFCTIPLARGKSRSGSVQSVVERVQRLAETGVKEIVLTGVNLGDFGLQGPERERKENFHDLVQALDAVDGIERFRISSCEPNLLSDDIIRFVARSRRFMPHFHIPLQSGSNKILGLMRRRYRRELYQERVALIKEVMPHACIGVDVIVGFPGETEADFRETYQFLNDLDVSYLHVFPYSERDNTLAPRLPGRVHDRLRHERTTQLRSLSEKKKRYFYEQHLGQETQVLFEDDVTNGQMEGFTPNYIRVTARYDPLLVGELKRLRLTAVNPQNLMEAEEVGVEVFQH, from the coding sequence ATGGAAACTAGAACAGTTGCCTTTTATACGCTGGGCTGCAAGCTCAACTTCTCCGAGACGTCGGCCATCGGGCGGCAGTTTGAGGAACGCGGCTTTCAGAAAGTAGCCTTCGAGGACGCGGCCGATATCTACGTCATCAACACCTGCTCCGTCACCGACCACGCCGACCGGAAGTGCCGCAAGGTGGTGCAACAGGCCCTCCGGCACAATCCGGAGGCTTTCGTGACCATCGTGGGCTGCTACGCCCAGCTCAAGCCCCAGGAAATAGCCGGCATTCCCGGCGTGCACGCCGTGCTGGGCGCGGCCGAGAAGTTTCAGCTAGTGGAAACGCTGGCGGGCTTTCAGCGGCCAGCCGCCGGGCAGCCGGGCCAGGTGTTTGCCTCGCCCATTGCGGCGGCCACCGAGTTTCACGCCGCCCACTCTTTCGGCGACCGGACCCGCACCTTCCTCAAGGTGCAGGACGGCTGCGACTATTCCTGCTCGTTCTGCACCATTCCGCTGGCCCGCGGCAAAAGTCGCTCGGGCTCGGTGCAGAGCGTGGTGGAGCGCGTGCAGCGCCTGGCCGAAACGGGAGTTAAGGAAATCGTGCTGACGGGCGTAAACCTGGGCGACTTCGGCCTGCAAGGCCCGGAGCGGGAGCGGAAGGAGAATTTTCACGACCTGGTGCAGGCTCTCGACGCGGTAGACGGCATCGAGCGGTTCCGCATCAGCTCCTGTGAGCCTAACCTGCTTAGCGACGATATTATCCGGTTTGTGGCCCGCTCCCGGCGGTTTATGCCCCACTTCCACATTCCACTGCAATCGGGCTCGAACAAGATTTTGGGCCTGATGCGCCGCCGCTACCGTCGTGAGCTGTACCAGGAGCGCGTGGCTCTGATCAAAGAAGTGATGCCCCACGCCTGCATCGGCGTCGACGTTATCGTGGGCTTTCCCGGCGAAACCGAGGCCGACTTCCGGGAAACCTACCAGTTCTTGAACGACCTGGACGTAAGCTACCTGCACGTGTTTCCGTACTCGGAGCGCGACAACACCCTGGCACCCCGCCTGCCCGGCCGCGTGCACGACCGGCTGCGCCACGAGCGCACCACCCAGCTGCGCAGCCTCTCGGAAAAGAAAAAGCGCTACTTCTACGAGCAGCACCTGGGCCAAGAGACACAGGTGCTGTTCGAGGATGACGTAACCAACGGCCAGATGGAAGGCTTCACACCCAACTACATCCGCGTCACGGCCAGGTACGACCCGCTGCTGGTGGGTGAGCTGAAGCGCCTGCGCCTCACCGCCGTGAACCCGCAGAACCTGATGGAAGCTGAAGAGGTGGGGGTGGAAGTGTTTCAACACTAG